A stretch of the Streptomyces sp. NBC_00078 genome encodes the following:
- a CDS encoding YccF domain-containing protein codes for MKTILNVIWLVLSGFWLFLGYLAAGVLLCITIIGIPFGIAAFRIGVYALWPFGYTTVERRDAGAPSCIGNVLWLVLAGWWLAIAHIVTGFALCITIIGIPFGIANFKLIPVSLLPLGREIVRTDQPFAAR; via the coding sequence GTGAAAACTATTCTGAACGTCATTTGGCTCGTCCTGAGCGGCTTCTGGCTGTTCCTCGGGTACCTGGCAGCAGGCGTCCTGCTCTGCATCACCATCATCGGTATCCCGTTCGGCATCGCGGCGTTCCGCATCGGCGTCTACGCCCTGTGGCCCTTCGGGTACACGACGGTCGAGCGCCGCGACGCCGGAGCGCCCTCCTGCATCGGCAATGTTCTGTGGCTGGTCCTCGCGGGCTGGTGGCTGGCGATCGCGCACATCGTCACGGGCTTCGCCCTGTGCATCACGATCATCGGAATCCCGTTCGGTATCGCCAACTTCAAGCTGATCCCGGTGTCGCTGCTGCCCCTCGGCCGCGAAATCGTGCGGACGGACCAGCCGTTCGCAGCCCGCTGA